One region of Zootoca vivipara chromosome 7, rZooViv1.1, whole genome shotgun sequence genomic DNA includes:
- the LOC118088576 gene encoding NADH-cytochrome b5 reductase-like isoform X1 has product MEDSEDEWLSLKPKEPLPFQCCGSGCKPCVYDTYQEQLEQWEKAKAKQDRSLLTRKKQQCSNSELTPETFTAFIISSMDQLTEDTYQYKFELPGNSSLGLSLGQHIVLRGLVNGLEVQRAYTPITPVNAEGYFEVLIKCYEDGLMSQYVKSWKEGDSVCWRGPFGGFPYSANQYGELLMLASGTGLAPMLPILQYITENEDDETFVTLVGCFRNFENIYMKPLLQEQSRFWNIRAFYVLSQEHSLENLPWSFQKNTHLGRINEDVINSMVKTCRRQPYILICGSVTFSEEMERSLKAIGLKEDSYFIF; this is encoded by the exons ATGGAGGATAGTGAAGATGAGTGGCTGTCTCTCAAGCCCAAAGAGCCGTTGCCATTCCAGTGCTGTGGTAGTGGCTGCAAACCCTGTGTCTATGACACGTATCAGGAACAGCTGGAGCAATGGGAAAAGGCCAAGGCAAAACAAGACAGAAGCCTCCTGACAAGGAAGAAACAGCAA TGTAGTAATTCAGAACTAACTCCAGAAACGTTTACGGCTTTCATCATAAGCTCTATGGATCAGCTGACAGAGGACACCTACCAGTATAAATTTGAATTGCCTGGAAATAGCAGCCTAGGGTTGAGTTTGGGACAACATATTGTGCTAAG AGGACTAGTGAATGGTTTGGAGGTTCAGAGAGCCTATACTCCAATTACTCCTGTGAATGCTGAAGGGTACTTTGAAGTTTTAATAAAG TGCTATGAAGATGGACTCATGTCACAATATGTAAAATCCTGGAAAGAAGGAGATTCGGTTTGTTGGAGAGGACCATTTGGAGGTTTTCCTTATTCAGCCAATCAA TATGGAGAACTTCTCATGCTTGCTTCTGGTACTGGTCTAGCACCAATGCTTCCTATTcttcagtacataacagagaaTGAGGATGATGAAACATTTGTAACTCTAGTGGGCTGCTTCAGGAACTTTGAAAATATCTACATGAAGCCTCTTCTTCAAGAGCAATCTCGATTCTGGAACATAAGGGCATTTTATGTATTAAGCCAG GAACACTCACTCGAAAATCTGCCTTGGAGCTTTCAAAAAAATACACACCTTGGTCGAATAAACGAGGACGTGATTAATAGTATGGTGAAGACATGCAGAAGACAACCTTACATATTGATATGCGGCTCTGTGACATTTAGTGAAGAGATGGAGAGATCTTTGAAAGCCATTGGTCTTAAAGAAgattcttattttatattttaa
- the LOC118088576 gene encoding NADH-cytochrome b5 reductase-like isoform X2, whose translation MGKGQGKTRQKPPDKEETCSNSELTPETFTAFIISSMDQLTEDTYQYKFELPGNSSLGLSLGQHIVLRGLVNGLEVQRAYTPITPVNAEGYFEVLIKCYEDGLMSQYVKSWKEGDSVCWRGPFGGFPYSANQYGELLMLASGTGLAPMLPILQYITENEDDETFVTLVGCFRNFENIYMKPLLQEQSRFWNIRAFYVLSQEHSLENLPWSFQKNTHLGRINEDVINSMVKTCRRQPYILICGSVTFSEEMERSLKAIGLKEDSYFIF comes from the exons ATGGGAAAAGGCCAAGGCAAAACAAGACAGAAGCCTCCTGACAAGGAAGAAACA TGTAGTAATTCAGAACTAACTCCAGAAACGTTTACGGCTTTCATCATAAGCTCTATGGATCAGCTGACAGAGGACACCTACCAGTATAAATTTGAATTGCCTGGAAATAGCAGCCTAGGGTTGAGTTTGGGACAACATATTGTGCTAAG AGGACTAGTGAATGGTTTGGAGGTTCAGAGAGCCTATACTCCAATTACTCCTGTGAATGCTGAAGGGTACTTTGAAGTTTTAATAAAG TGCTATGAAGATGGACTCATGTCACAATATGTAAAATCCTGGAAAGAAGGAGATTCGGTTTGTTGGAGAGGACCATTTGGAGGTTTTCCTTATTCAGCCAATCAA TATGGAGAACTTCTCATGCTTGCTTCTGGTACTGGTCTAGCACCAATGCTTCCTATTcttcagtacataacagagaaTGAGGATGATGAAACATTTGTAACTCTAGTGGGCTGCTTCAGGAACTTTGAAAATATCTACATGAAGCCTCTTCTTCAAGAGCAATCTCGATTCTGGAACATAAGGGCATTTTATGTATTAAGCCAG GAACACTCACTCGAAAATCTGCCTTGGAGCTTTCAAAAAAATACACACCTTGGTCGAATAAACGAGGACGTGATTAATAGTATGGTGAAGACATGCAGAAGACAACCTTACATATTGATATGCGGCTCTGTGACATTTAGTGAAGAGATGGAGAGATCTTTGAAAGCCATTGGTCTTAAAGAAgattcttattttatattttaa